A section of the Brienomyrus brachyistius isolate T26 unplaced genomic scaffold, BBRACH_0.4 scaffold47, whole genome shotgun sequence genome encodes:
- the arfip1 gene encoding arfaptin-1 isoform X1: MSEVSVGAESGVCQTEDPQGGDGGDGRYVEDGGNVQRCCDGVQKDAGDVRVDDCDSRSANEDPDSDAQERRVMAEEPPRSTAAEIPVTSNGDAEDGHDDVFQRDPSHGMPRTLNMPETRLAPISYSPSVEEGIIEAGPYKGSVSQPSSPVVYPSTAAASRLARCSSDSQAEPGVLRPQPTSGPVVLTDDLRNPAMEKLDLVRKWSINTYKCTRQILSEKLGRGSRTVDLELEAQIDVLRDNKRKYEHVVKLAQTLSLQLGLMIQTQRQLGDAFADLSLKSPELHEEFAFNADTQKLLSKNGDTLLGAINFFIASVKTLVDKTIEDTMVNIKQYETARVEYDAYRTDLEELNMGPRDANTLPRIEQSQQQFQLHREKYEKMRQDVAVKLKFLEENKVKVLHNQLILFHNAIAAYYAGNQQQLEQTLKQFHIKLKLPGGDSPSWLEEN, from the exons ATGTCTGAAGTTAGTGTTGGGGCAGAATCTGGGGTCTGCCAAACAGAAGACCCTCAAGGCGGGGATGGCGGCGATGGCCGCTATGTTGAGGATGGTGGTAATGTTCAGAGGTGCTGTGACGGtgttcagaaggatgccggtgACGTTCGAGTCGACGATTGCGATTCTCGGAGCGCTAACGAAGACCCTGACTCTGACGCTCAG GAGAGACGTGTCATGGCTGAAGAGCCTCCCAGAAGCACAGCGGCTGAGATCCCAGTGACCAGCAATGGAGACGCTGAGGACGGACATGATGACGTCTTCCAGAGG GACCCGTCCCACGGGATGCCCAGAACCTTGAACATGCCCGAAACGCGGCTCGCACCCATCAGCTACAGcccctccgtagaggagggcaTCATCGAGGCAGGCCCGTACAAAG GGTCGGTGAGCCAACCGTCCAGCCCGGTGGTGTACCCCAGCACGGCCGCGGCCAGCAGGCTGGCTCGCTGTTCCAGCGACAGCCAGGCCGAGCCAG GCGTGCTGAGGCCGCAGCCCACCAGCGGCCCTGTGGTGCTGACGGATGACCTGAGGAACCCCGCCATGGAGAAGCTGGATTTGGTCAGGAAGTGGAGCATCAACACCTACAAA TGCACCAGGCAGATCCTGTCAGAGAAACTGGGCCGGGGCTCCCGCACGGTGGACCTGGAGCTGGAGGCCCAGATCGACGTGCTGCGTGACAACAAGCGCAAGTATGAGCACGTGGTGAAGCTGGCGCAGACACTGTCCTTGCAGCTGGGACTCATGATCCAGACGCAGCGGCAGCTGGGCGACGCCTTTGCTGACCTCAGCCTCAAGTCCCCTGAGCTGCAT GAGGAGTTTGCCTTCAATGCCGACACCCAAAAACTCTTGTCCAAAAACGGGGACACTCTTCTAGGAGCGATTAACTTCTTCATCGCCAGTGTGAAGACGCTGGTGGACAAGACCATCGAAGACACCATGGTCAACATCAAGCAGTACGAGACGGCCAG ggtgGAGTACGACGCGTACCGCACCGACCTGGAGGAGCTGAACATGGGCCCCCGTGATGCCAACACACTGCCTAGGATCGAGCAGTCGCAGCAGCAGTTCCAGCTCCACAGGGAGAAGTACGAGAAGATGCGGCAGGACgttgccgtcaagctgaagttCCTGGAGGAGAACAAG GTGAAAGTCCTGCACAACCAGCTGATCCTCTTCCACAACGCCATCGCTGCCTACTATGCCGGCAACCAGCAGCAGCTGGAGCAGACGCTCAAACAGTTCCACATCAAGTTGAAACTTCCCGGTGGGGACTCCCCATCCTGGCTCGAGGAAAACTAA
- the arfip1 gene encoding arfaptin-1 isoform X4: protein MSEVSVGAESGVCQTEDPQGGDGGDGRYVEDGGNVQRCCDGVQKDAGDVRVDDCDSRSANEDPDSDAQERRVMAEEPPRSTAAEIPVTSNGDAEDGHDDVFQRDPSHGMPRTLNMPETRLAPISYSPSVEEGIIEAGPYKGSVSQPSSPVVYPSTAAASRLARCSSDSQAEPGVLRPQPTSGPVVLTDDLRNPAMEKLDLVRKWSINTYKCTRQILSEKLGRGSRTVDLELEAQIDVLRDNKRKYEHVVKLAQTLSLQLGLMIQTQRQLGDAFADLSLKSPELHEEFAFNADTQKLLSKNGDTLLGAINFFIASVKTLVDKTIEDTMVNIKQYETARTWGESQCQECKDRTCGLGNTGLAILLPKDELGLQ, encoded by the exons ATGTCTGAAGTTAGTGTTGGGGCAGAATCTGGGGTCTGCCAAACAGAAGACCCTCAAGGCGGGGATGGCGGCGATGGCCGCTATGTTGAGGATGGTGGTAATGTTCAGAGGTGCTGTGACGGtgttcagaaggatgccggtgACGTTCGAGTCGACGATTGCGATTCTCGGAGCGCTAACGAAGACCCTGACTCTGACGCTCAG GAGAGACGTGTCATGGCTGAAGAGCCTCCCAGAAGCACAGCGGCTGAGATCCCAGTGACCAGCAATGGAGACGCTGAGGACGGACATGATGACGTCTTCCAGAGG GACCCGTCCCACGGGATGCCCAGAACCTTGAACATGCCCGAAACGCGGCTCGCACCCATCAGCTACAGcccctccgtagaggagggcaTCATCGAGGCAGGCCCGTACAAAG GGTCGGTGAGCCAACCGTCCAGCCCGGTGGTGTACCCCAGCACGGCCGCGGCCAGCAGGCTGGCTCGCTGTTCCAGCGACAGCCAGGCCGAGCCAG GCGTGCTGAGGCCGCAGCCCACCAGCGGCCCTGTGGTGCTGACGGATGACCTGAGGAACCCCGCCATGGAGAAGCTGGATTTGGTCAGGAAGTGGAGCATCAACACCTACAAA TGCACCAGGCAGATCCTGTCAGAGAAACTGGGCCGGGGCTCCCGCACGGTGGACCTGGAGCTGGAGGCCCAGATCGACGTGCTGCGTGACAACAAGCGCAAGTATGAGCACGTGGTGAAGCTGGCGCAGACACTGTCCTTGCAGCTGGGACTCATGATCCAGACGCAGCGGCAGCTGGGCGACGCCTTTGCTGACCTCAGCCTCAAGTCCCCTGAGCTGCAT GAGGAGTTTGCCTTCAATGCCGACACCCAAAAACTCTTGTCCAAAAACGGGGACACTCTTCTAGGAGCGATTAACTTCTTCATCGCCAGTGTGAAGACGCTGGTGGACAAGACCATCGAAGACACCATGGTCAACATCAAGCAGTACGAGACGGCCAG GACCTGGGGTGAATCTCAATGCCAGGAATGCAAAGATCGTACATGTGGTCTTGGCAACACCGGTCTGGCTATCTTGCTTCCCAAGGACGAACTTGgactgcaatga
- the arfip1 gene encoding arfaptin-1 isoform X2: protein MSEVSVGAESGVCQTEDPQGGDGGDGRYVEDGGNVQRCCDGVQKDAGDVRVDDCDSRSANEDPDSDAQERRVMAEEPPRSTAAEIPVTSNGDAEDGHDDVFQRDPSHGMPRTLNMPETRLAPISYSPSVEEGIIEAGPYKGVLRPQPTSGPVVLTDDLRNPAMEKLDLVRKWSINTYKCTRQILSEKLGRGSRTVDLELEAQIDVLRDNKRKYEHVVKLAQTLSLQLGLMIQTQRQLGDAFADLSLKSPELHEEFAFNADTQKLLSKNGDTLLGAINFFIASVKTLVDKTIEDTMVNIKQYETARVEYDAYRTDLEELNMGPRDANTLPRIEQSQQQFQLHREKYEKMRQDVAVKLKFLEENKVKVLHNQLILFHNAIAAYYAGNQQQLEQTLKQFHIKLKLPGGDSPSWLEEN, encoded by the exons ATGTCTGAAGTTAGTGTTGGGGCAGAATCTGGGGTCTGCCAAACAGAAGACCCTCAAGGCGGGGATGGCGGCGATGGCCGCTATGTTGAGGATGGTGGTAATGTTCAGAGGTGCTGTGACGGtgttcagaaggatgccggtgACGTTCGAGTCGACGATTGCGATTCTCGGAGCGCTAACGAAGACCCTGACTCTGACGCTCAG GAGAGACGTGTCATGGCTGAAGAGCCTCCCAGAAGCACAGCGGCTGAGATCCCAGTGACCAGCAATGGAGACGCTGAGGACGGACATGATGACGTCTTCCAGAGG GACCCGTCCCACGGGATGCCCAGAACCTTGAACATGCCCGAAACGCGGCTCGCACCCATCAGCTACAGcccctccgtagaggagggcaTCATCGAGGCAGGCCCGTACAAAG GCGTGCTGAGGCCGCAGCCCACCAGCGGCCCTGTGGTGCTGACGGATGACCTGAGGAACCCCGCCATGGAGAAGCTGGATTTGGTCAGGAAGTGGAGCATCAACACCTACAAA TGCACCAGGCAGATCCTGTCAGAGAAACTGGGCCGGGGCTCCCGCACGGTGGACCTGGAGCTGGAGGCCCAGATCGACGTGCTGCGTGACAACAAGCGCAAGTATGAGCACGTGGTGAAGCTGGCGCAGACACTGTCCTTGCAGCTGGGACTCATGATCCAGACGCAGCGGCAGCTGGGCGACGCCTTTGCTGACCTCAGCCTCAAGTCCCCTGAGCTGCAT GAGGAGTTTGCCTTCAATGCCGACACCCAAAAACTCTTGTCCAAAAACGGGGACACTCTTCTAGGAGCGATTAACTTCTTCATCGCCAGTGTGAAGACGCTGGTGGACAAGACCATCGAAGACACCATGGTCAACATCAAGCAGTACGAGACGGCCAG ggtgGAGTACGACGCGTACCGCACCGACCTGGAGGAGCTGAACATGGGCCCCCGTGATGCCAACACACTGCCTAGGATCGAGCAGTCGCAGCAGCAGTTCCAGCTCCACAGGGAGAAGTACGAGAAGATGCGGCAGGACgttgccgtcaagctgaagttCCTGGAGGAGAACAAG GTGAAAGTCCTGCACAACCAGCTGATCCTCTTCCACAACGCCATCGCTGCCTACTATGCCGGCAACCAGCAGCAGCTGGAGCAGACGCTCAAACAGTTCCACATCAAGTTGAAACTTCCCGGTGGGGACTCCCCATCCTGGCTCGAGGAAAACTAA
- the arfip1 gene encoding arfaptin-1 isoform X3, with translation MAEEPPRSTAAEIPVTSNGDAEDGHDDVFQRDPSHGMPRTLNMPETRLAPISYSPSVEEGIIEAGPYKGSVSQPSSPVVYPSTAAASRLARCSSDSQAEPGVLRPQPTSGPVVLTDDLRNPAMEKLDLVRKWSINTYKCTRQILSEKLGRGSRTVDLELEAQIDVLRDNKRKYEHVVKLAQTLSLQLGLMIQTQRQLGDAFADLSLKSPELHEEFAFNADTQKLLSKNGDTLLGAINFFIASVKTLVDKTIEDTMVNIKQYETARVEYDAYRTDLEELNMGPRDANTLPRIEQSQQQFQLHREKYEKMRQDVAVKLKFLEENKVKVLHNQLILFHNAIAAYYAGNQQQLEQTLKQFHIKLKLPGGDSPSWLEEN, from the exons ATGGCTGAAGAGCCTCCCAGAAGCACAGCGGCTGAGATCCCAGTGACCAGCAATGGAGACGCTGAGGACGGACATGATGACGTCTTCCAGAGG GACCCGTCCCACGGGATGCCCAGAACCTTGAACATGCCCGAAACGCGGCTCGCACCCATCAGCTACAGcccctccgtagaggagggcaTCATCGAGGCAGGCCCGTACAAAG GGTCGGTGAGCCAACCGTCCAGCCCGGTGGTGTACCCCAGCACGGCCGCGGCCAGCAGGCTGGCTCGCTGTTCCAGCGACAGCCAGGCCGAGCCAG GCGTGCTGAGGCCGCAGCCCACCAGCGGCCCTGTGGTGCTGACGGATGACCTGAGGAACCCCGCCATGGAGAAGCTGGATTTGGTCAGGAAGTGGAGCATCAACACCTACAAA TGCACCAGGCAGATCCTGTCAGAGAAACTGGGCCGGGGCTCCCGCACGGTGGACCTGGAGCTGGAGGCCCAGATCGACGTGCTGCGTGACAACAAGCGCAAGTATGAGCACGTGGTGAAGCTGGCGCAGACACTGTCCTTGCAGCTGGGACTCATGATCCAGACGCAGCGGCAGCTGGGCGACGCCTTTGCTGACCTCAGCCTCAAGTCCCCTGAGCTGCAT GAGGAGTTTGCCTTCAATGCCGACACCCAAAAACTCTTGTCCAAAAACGGGGACACTCTTCTAGGAGCGATTAACTTCTTCATCGCCAGTGTGAAGACGCTGGTGGACAAGACCATCGAAGACACCATGGTCAACATCAAGCAGTACGAGACGGCCAG ggtgGAGTACGACGCGTACCGCACCGACCTGGAGGAGCTGAACATGGGCCCCCGTGATGCCAACACACTGCCTAGGATCGAGCAGTCGCAGCAGCAGTTCCAGCTCCACAGGGAGAAGTACGAGAAGATGCGGCAGGACgttgccgtcaagctgaagttCCTGGAGGAGAACAAG GTGAAAGTCCTGCACAACCAGCTGATCCTCTTCCACAACGCCATCGCTGCCTACTATGCCGGCAACCAGCAGCAGCTGGAGCAGACGCTCAAACAGTTCCACATCAAGTTGAAACTTCCCGGTGGGGACTCCCCATCCTGGCTCGAGGAAAACTAA